Within the Cryomorphaceae bacterium genome, the region TAAGCATGCATTGGAAAACGGCAATCTTACTTCTGCTCAGGGCACCCCTGGCACCGCTTTGTGGGTTGATGATATAGAGCTAATGTACCCGGTTTCTACTGCCAACAGAAAAGATACGCATACCGATATCACGCTTTTTCCGGTTCCTGCGGTTGAATTCTTTGAAATTCAGAAACCTGAGAGCACCATTGTTCAGCTTGCAGTGCTTTATGATTTAAATGGACAGCAAGTCATGGTTTTGAATCCCGACCTTACCCAGCATTCGGTGAGTAATCTGCCCCGTGGAATGTACTTGCTTCATTTGGAATTGAATGAAGGCCATGCGGTAAAAAAGCTGTTGAAGCAGTAATGGAGTCATAGGGGTAATTTTAAAGGCGCTTTAGGAGGGCGCAGCTTTTCTGCCTCAACACAAGGTATCCACCCATATCGTAAAACCGTAGTCATGCCAGACCCCATTATCTACAAAACGCTCGAGTAAACGCCCTTTGTTTACAGAAGGGATAGGTTCAGGTTTATCAGGCTTACCAAAATAGTGAGCAGGGATGAGTTCCTTGCCGACGATCACCTGATTCCTTTGCTGGTATGTAATCAGCACAGGATTTACCCGGACGAGTTTCAGGATTTAAAACTGCTGAGGGGCAGAACCATTGCCCTTGTGGGAATAACCTACCTCTCGGGAGTGGAGTCCAACATAGAGAAGTATTACCTGGATGATACAACCCTCTTTATGCTCACCTTCGCTGAGGCAAACCTCATGACCAGGGAGTATGTAGACACCAAAAAATACAACTTGCGCTTGCGGAACTACTGGCAGCGAAACGTGTAAGCACGCTGTATAGGGGCTTTTTTCATCCGGTACACTCGGTCAAGCATAAAAAAAAGAGGCGCCATACCGACGCCTCTCTTATTTTGTCCAAAACGATGATAACCTAATGGACACGAAACGTTTACGTTGAAGTCCTCAAACATACCGTTGGGGTTGGCTTTCCACACCCACACGTGCAGCGCATAATCTGCAAATGGCTGAGGGAAGGGGTGAAAATGTACCTGTCCGCCAAACATGGGCGACTCTTCACCTACGTAGAGGTACTCTACTCCGGTGAGTTTGTACTCGCCGTTGTTCTTGATTTCGTAGAGCAGCACCTCGGGCTCAAGCGGGTTGAATACATCGTCAATCCAATCCATTTTTACAAAGTGCACTCCCATGGCTCCTGCTCCGGGAGGGCCTTCCACGCAGTCCATGGTGTTAATATAACCGGCAGCCAGGGCAGCTTCTACGTCGTGGTACTGAGTAGTGGCTTTTCGCACATCCGCCAGCAGTTTGTTGAGCGCTGAGGGATTTTTGGCAAGGTTATTTGTTAGTTCCGAAGTTGCTACGGCTTCTTCAGGAAGATCTTCGGCCTTTTGACAGGCGGTTACGCCGATCACCATCCCGGTGATGAGCGCAACATAGTAGTGTAGTTTTTTCATTTTAATGATGTTTGGTTTGTAATACAGCTGTTGTAATGCAAACCTATCACCATCGTAGCACGAGGCATTCCCTCTAAAGAGTGATTTTCAGATTGGGCCGGCGCCGGGAGTTTTTTGGCTATTTGGAGGGCGGCTTGCTAGGGCGTACCTCAATTTTTGAAGGCAGGGTGCGCGGATGCATGCGCAGCAGGTCCACAATCATCTGTCCGATATCTTCGGGCTGAATTTTCCAGGCGTCTTCCGGAACCGGCACGTGATCATTAAAATGGCTGGTTACTGAACCCGGGCAAATGGTGGTTACTTTTACGTCGTGCTGGCGCAGGTCGAGCATAATGGCTTGCGAAAATCCCACGAGGCCGAACTTGCTGGCGTTGTAGGCGCTTCCGGCTTTGAAAAAGTTAACCCCCGCCAAACTCGCAATGGTAACAATGTAGCCCTTCTGCTCAATCAAGGCAGGAATACACGCCTTTACGCTGTTGAATACGCCCGTGAGGTTGGTGTCAATCATCTGGTGCCAGTCGTCGTGTTCCATCTCCTGAATGGTGGCAAACTTGCCCAGGCCCGCGTTGGCAATCAGTACGTCGAGTCTTCCCCAAAGAGCAAGAACTTCCTCTACAGCCCGCTCCTGATCCTTGTAGTTGCGCACATCGGCCTCGATGCCCAGGGCGCATTTGGGATGGTTGGCACACAAGCGCTCGGCAGCTGCCTGTGCGTCGGCGAGATTTCTTCCGGTGATGGCCACCTTGTAGCCAGCGTTCAGCAGCACTTCCGCCACACCGTATCCGATTCCCTTGGTTCCTCCAGTAATCAATACCACCTTGCTTGTGTCTTCCATCTTTTCGGGTTTTAAATGATGCCCCGAAGTTAACTTTTAATGTGCGGCCTGCCTCGAAAAAGGGCAGCAACATTAAAGCCGATTCCGTAACTTTGAACGCTTAATCATTGCAATATGCTCAAACAAACGCTTCAGCAAAAGCTCCTGCAGAAACTCTCTCCTCAGCAAATTCAGCTGATGAAGCTCCTGCAGGTACCCACCATGGAACTGGAGCAGCGCATCAAGGAGGAAATTGAGGGAAACCCCGCGCTGGAAGAAGGTGCCGACGCCGACGAAGAAGAACTGCGCGAGCGTGAAGAGTACAACAACACCGATGACAACGACAACGATCGCGATGAGGAACGAAGCCGCGACGATGACTTTGATATTTCCGAGTACATGCAGGACGACGAAATGCCGTCGTACAAGCTCTCGGCCAATAACCACAGCCCCGACGATGAAGACCGCAGCATGCCCATTTCGTCAGGACGCACCTTTCACGAAAACCTGCTCACCCAGCTTGGGCTTGCCGATTTGGATGAGCACGAGCGAGAACTGGCACTCACCCTGGTAGGTAACCTCGACGACGACGGATATCTGCGCCGCGACCTCATTAACATTGTGGATGACCTGGCCTTTTCGCAAAATCTCTCTACCTCAGAGTTAGAACTGGGTGAAGTGCTCAAGGTGATTCAGGAGTTTGAACCTGCGGGCGTGGGGGCGCGCAATTTGCAGGAGTGCTTGCTCATTCAGATCAAACGCCGAAAAAACCAGGGTCCGGCCGTGCAACTGGCCACCCGCTTGCTCGAAGACCATTTTGAGAGCTTCACCAAGAAACACTACGACAAAATTACCAGGCGGCTGGATGTGAGCGAGGAAGAGCTCAAGGCCGCTGTGGATGAAATCATACGCCTCAATCCGCGGCCCGGCAACAGCATGACCGATACCTCTCGCAGCATTCAGCACGTAGTGCCCGACTTTTTGCTGAGCGTTGAAGACAACGATATCAAGCTGAGCCTGAACGGACGAAATGCCCCGGAGTTGCGCATCAGCCGAACCTATAAAGACATGCTGCAGACCTACGCCGAAAGCAAGGAAAAAAGCAAGCAGGACAAAGAGGCGCTGATGTTTGTAAAGCAGAAGATTGATTCGGCAAAGTGGTTTATCGACGCCATCCGGCAGCGTCAGGAAACCTTACTGTACACCATGAATGCCATCGTGGAAATTCAGAAGGAATACTTCCTAACCGGCGACGAGACCAAGCTCAAGCCCATGATTCTGAAAGATGTGGCCGAAAAAGTGAACCTCGATATCAGCACCATCAGCCGCGTGGCCAACAGCAAGTACGTGCAAACCCCTTACGGAACTTTTCTGATCAAGACCTTTTTCAGCGAATCACTCAGCACCGACAG harbors:
- a CDS encoding SDR family oxidoreductase, giving the protein MEDTSKVVLITGGTKGIGYGVAEVLLNAGYKVAITGRNLADAQAAAERLCANHPKCALGIEADVRNYKDQERAVEEVLALWGRLDVLIANAGLGKFATIQEMEHDDWHQMIDTNLTGVFNSVKACIPALIEQKGYIVTIASLAGVNFFKAGSAYNASKFGLVGFSQAIMLDLRQHDVKVTTICPGSVTSHFNDHVPVPEDAWKIQPEDIGQMIVDLLRMHPRTLPSKIEVRPSKPPSK
- the rpoN gene encoding RNA polymerase sigma-54 factor, giving the protein MLKQTLQQKLLQKLSPQQIQLMKLLQVPTMELEQRIKEEIEGNPALEEGADADEEELREREEYNNTDDNDNDRDEERSRDDDFDISEYMQDDEMPSYKLSANNHSPDDEDRSMPISSGRTFHENLLTQLGLADLDEHERELALTLVGNLDDDGYLRRDLINIVDDLAFSQNLSTSELELGEVLKVIQEFEPAGVGARNLQECLLIQIKRRKNQGPAVQLATRLLEDHFESFTKKHYDKITRRLDVSEEELKAAVDEIIRLNPRPGNSMTDTSRSIQHVVPDFLLSVEDNDIKLSLNGRNAPELRISRTYKDMLQTYAESKEKSKQDKEALMFVKQKIDSAKWFIDAIRQRQETLLYTMNAIVEIQKEYFLTGDETKLKPMILKDVAEKVNLDISTISRVANSKYVQTPYGTFLIKTFFSESLSTDSGEEVSTREVKKILQDAIDQENKSKPLTDDRLAKLLKDKGYNIARRTVAKYREQLNIPVARLRKEL